Genomic window (Flavobacterium oreochromis):
AGGTGTAATCTTCTGATATTAAAAGAATTAGTTTAAAATATCGTTTTAAAAAATGCTTCTTTTTGCTTTGATTAAGCAAGATTGAAGCATTTTTTTGTTTCTAAAATAATTCTAATTGAGAGGGTTGTGGTGCGGTAGGAACCTCTGTTTTGCCCCAAAAGTTTTGAATGTTACCAAATTGCTTATCCGTAATCCGTAAAATACTCACTTTGCCTAATGGAGGCAAAAGTTTATAAATGCGTTTTTCGTGTACGTCAGCACTTTCACTACTAGCGCAATGCCGTATGTATACTGAGTACTGCATCATATTAAATCCATCTTTAAGTAAATTGTTTCTAAATGAAGAAGCATTTTTGCGATCCTTCTGGGTATCCGTTGGTAAATCAAAAAAGACAAATAACCACATAATTCGATAACCATTTAGTTCCATAATTTAGGATATTTTATTTTCTTCCGCTCTCCAATAAAACAACCTTGTAGGGAATAGGCTGTTTTTTGTAATCCTACTATTAAAGGACTTTTCTCTTCTTTAAA
Coding sequences:
- the cas2 gene encoding CRISPR-associated endonuclease Cas2, with amino-acid sequence MELNGYRIMWLFVFFDLPTDTQKDRKNASSFRNNLLKDGFNMMQYSVYIRHCASSESADVHEKRIYKLLPPLGKVSILRITDKQFGNIQNFWGKTEVPTAPQPSQLELF